A window from Spirochaetota bacterium encodes these proteins:
- a CDS encoding DUF1566 domain-containing protein, producing MKTYRRLLGMMALAASLAFATCNANKSSKLLLLPVGGAGDTGGRGEIAVTISAIPGVVVPVRGAVPVNTVIDTAQYKGIIIWSPADNPFAAATVYTANISLISKSGFTMTGVAANLFTVAGATTVTNPENSGNVTAVFPVTGAASDLNVEFSGATETGGTSETTDSTGLKLFFNNDPATLTVDNITVTGATKGALSGSGNTRTIAISNITVGNGERVTVTITSPAGYAITGSPQTAVVYRLLAIGVPYQGGVIAYIYQFGDPGFIPGQTHGLIAATADQGIADVWALSAYQSTAVPGGTGTALGTGLVNTFNIIAQNGAGSSYAAGLAWAYTGGGYIDWHLPSKDELNKLYLNRTVIGGFLSNYYLSSSEYDASWTYRQFFGNGNGTGMQSISFKSTHGWVRAVRSF from the coding sequence ATGAAGACCTATAGGCGATTATTGGGAATGATGGCGCTTGCGGCATCGCTGGCTTTTGCTACCTGTAATGCCAATAAAAGCTCGAAGTTGTTGCTGTTGCCGGTTGGAGGAGCGGGTGATACAGGAGGACGGGGTGAAATAGCTGTAACCATATCGGCAATACCTGGAGTTGTGGTTCCGGTACGTGGCGCGGTTCCAGTAAATACGGTAATAGATACCGCGCAATATAAAGGTATTATTATTTGGTCACCTGCTGACAATCCCTTTGCGGCGGCGACCGTATATACGGCGAACATTAGTTTGATAAGCAAATCCGGATTTACCATGACCGGAGTAGCCGCCAACTTGTTTACCGTAGCCGGGGCGACGACAGTAACAAATCCGGAAAATTCAGGCAATGTGACGGCGGTATTCCCGGTAACCGGAGCAGCGTCGGATCTTAATGTTGAATTTTCAGGTGCAACAGAGACCGGCGGTACATCGGAGACAACAGACTCGACGGGATTAAAACTATTTTTTAATAATGACCCGGCAACCTTGACGGTAGACAACATAACCGTGACCGGGGCGACTAAGGGCGCTCTCTCGGGTTCCGGAAATACACGGACAATTGCGATTTCAAACATTACCGTTGGCAATGGTGAAAGAGTTACAGTGACGATCACAAGCCCCGCAGGGTATGCGATTACCGGGTCGCCGCAGACAGCAGTGGTGTATAGACTGCTCGCCATTGGAGTACCCTACCAGGGAGGAGTTATTGCCTATATATATCAGTTCGGCGATCCGGGGTTTATACCCGGTCAGACCCATGGACTTATTGCCGCGACGGCAGATCAGGGCATCGCTGATGTCTGGGCTTTATCAGCATATCAATCAACAGCAGTTCCGGGTGGCACAGGCACGGCTCTCGGGACCGGCCTTGTAAACACCTTTAACATTATAGCGCAAAACGGGGCAGGCTCTTCCTACGCTGCAGGACTCGCATGGGCATACACCGGAGGCGGATATATAGATTGGCATCTGCCGTCTAAAGATGAGTTAAACAAGCTTTACCTTAATAGAACCGTTATTGGCGGTTTCCTTAGTAATTATTATTTGAGTTCGTCCGAGTACGATGCCTCCTGGACGTACAGACAGTTTTTCGGCAATGGCAACGGGACCGGCATGCAGTCCATAA
- a CDS encoding YqhA family protein, with the protein MISPRETDSALSGPMITGEKIIDIYLLMILQFIFSVGLYELFIGPLETPEWLKIATIDQLMAAVASVMALFLAIFFAHLAMNARQMIDVAYGGGRIAAVIDTLVFITR; encoded by the coding sequence ATGATATCGCCCCGGGAGACGGACTCAGCCCTATCCGGTCCCATGATCACCGGCGAAAAGATCATTGACATCTATCTTTTAATGATCCTACAGTTCATCTTCAGCGTCGGCCTGTACGAGCTTTTCATCGGTCCCCTGGAAACGCCGGAATGGCTGAAGATCGCCACCATAGACCAGCTGATGGCGGCCGTGGCCAGCGTCATGGCCCTGTTCCTGGCGATCTTCTTCGCGCACCTGGCCATGAATGCCCGGCAGATGATTGACGTTGCCTACGGCGGCGGCAGGATAGCCGCCGTGATCGACACCCTTGTCTTTATTACAAGGTAA
- a CDS encoding 4Fe-4S binding protein, whose translation MDKQENVYQRLRREIDKLPIPYPETKSGVEIKLLKHLFKPAEAEIAVNLNILPENLKRIHKRVKKNGINISAGELEEKLDTLVKKGSIIGGRYYESKGKGKIYSLAPLAIGMFENQIDRLTKEFARDFERYMKENFSDEVVNVKTVQMRTVPVNTSITPERRVEPYMDMREYVKNIKDDITVTNCVCRQSNDVTGHKCKHSNIRETCLQFHDSARHVLGLGVARKITNEEALAIMDRAEKAGFIFNPQNSQEPQFLCCCDGDCCHVLRALKMYPRPAEMIKSNYYMVIDAAQCKGCKKCVEKCPMDAISMKDKTAMVNLDRCIGCGVCAAPCKNNAHMLRKKENTQVPPKNHDALYQKIMTERFGTGRVLTMAAKYMAGLKA comes from the coding sequence ATGGATAAGCAGGAAAACGTTTATCAGAGATTACGGAGGGAGATCGACAAGCTGCCCATCCCCTATCCGGAAACGAAATCAGGGGTTGAAATCAAGCTTTTAAAACATCTATTCAAGCCGGCAGAGGCCGAGATAGCGGTCAATTTAAACATCCTGCCGGAAAATCTAAAGAGGATACATAAACGGGTGAAAAAAAACGGCATTAACATTTCGGCCGGGGAACTGGAGGAGAAGCTCGATACCCTTGTTAAAAAGGGCTCCATCATTGGGGGAAGATACTATGAATCAAAAGGCAAAGGAAAAATCTACAGCCTGGCGCCGCTGGCTATCGGGATGTTCGAAAACCAGATTGATCGCCTTACAAAGGAATTTGCACGGGATTTTGAGCGATACATGAAAGAAAATTTTAGCGACGAGGTCGTTAATGTTAAAACCGTTCAGATGCGCACCGTGCCAGTCAATACATCCATAACGCCGGAACGCCGGGTTGAACCGTACATGGACATGCGGGAATATGTCAAGAACATCAAGGATGACATAACGGTCACCAATTGTGTCTGTCGGCAGTCCAACGACGTGACCGGTCATAAGTGCAAGCATTCGAACATCAGGGAAACCTGCCTTCAGTTTCATGATTCCGCGCGGCATGTACTGGGCCTGGGAGTGGCCAGGAAAATAACCAATGAAGAAGCCCTGGCCATCATGGACAGGGCGGAGAAAGCCGGTTTTATCTTCAACCCCCAGAATTCGCAGGAGCCTCAATTCCTCTGCTGCTGCGACGGAGACTGCTGCCATGTGCTGCGGGCATTGAAAATGTATCCCAGACCCGCCGAAATGATCAAATCGAATTATTACATGGTAATCGATGCTGCGCAGTGCAAGGGGTGCAAAAAATGCGTGGAAAAATGCCCTATGGACGCAATTTCAATGAAGGATAAAACCGCCATGGTCAACCTGGACCGCTGCATCGGCTGCGGCGTGTGCGCCGCCCCTTGCAAAAACAACGCCCATATGCTCAGGAAAAAAGAAAACACCCAGGTGCCGCCCAAAAACCATGACGCCCTGTATCAGAAAATCATGACGGAACGTTTCGGAACGGGAAGAGTTTTAACAATGGCGGCCAAATACATGGCCGGCTTGAAGGCATGA
- a CDS encoding GGDEF domain-containing protein encodes MIHSSTYKLSVFAVAVFSIALTAFPSWGKASHSRSEVTSLKERFSLAGEWKITLSDDKKYAAPDYDDSSWDAVALPGVMMPYILSKKGGISGTLWLRKTIHLHKDLPREDIGLILGRIANADETFFNGIRVGRTGEFPPQAHSMWYHPRYYLVNESLVRAGAGNVIAVRVSYNQFCEITGAMAVANMREWSAHRILDGFIFIDFSFIIIAIGLTIMIFTIFVNIFRPKSQEYLFFWLQLLCAFFMMLEMCTYWDIYGTMLTRFKVLGVAWAGVNTFHPIFLHRIYNLRRKKIEIALWSYLAVVVSVAFLITDESQLRAGALALILVTLFIGLYHISCHVTALARKHSFVKFFGFFGVMLVLGAIHDGLAFLIKFLPCETGINSPFMQIMVLPHVSVFLYVGTAVVLGVRFIRVTNQLEDLNLTLELKVDKRTRQLKILTEELEDKNRILSEMALRDSLTGLYNHAAFHGRLLELINESKRHRFSMCVVMIDIDDFKVFNDSYGYQVGDEILLRISDIFKSGLREYDAKSKFFEKSEEETGQMIRKYDLVGRYGGDEFVLILPYCGEEEAVIVAGRMCRSIEEIRIKDYPELKITGSFGIAMLDDQTECRDSKELIALADKALYRAKAEGKNRICFLKYQ; translated from the coding sequence ATGATCCATTCATCCACGTACAAGCTATCAGTCTTCGCTGTGGCGGTTTTTTCCATTGCCTTGACTGCCTTTCCGTCATGGGGAAAGGCCTCTCATTCCCGGAGCGAGGTGACATCCCTGAAAGAGCGGTTTTCCCTTGCCGGTGAATGGAAAATCACGCTCAGCGATGACAAAAAATACGCCGCGCCCGATTATGACGATTCATCCTGGGACGCCGTGGCCCTGCCCGGCGTCATGATGCCCTATATTCTTTCGAAGAAAGGCGGTATCAGCGGCACCCTGTGGCTCAGGAAAACGATCCATTTGCACAAGGACCTGCCCCGGGAAGACATAGGCCTCATCCTGGGAAGGATCGCCAACGCGGACGAAACGTTCTTCAACGGCATCAGGGTGGGCCGCACGGGGGAGTTCCCGCCCCAGGCCCATTCCATGTGGTATCATCCCCGCTATTACCTGGTGAACGAATCCCTGGTGCGCGCAGGCGCCGGAAACGTCATCGCCGTCCGCGTATCCTACAACCAGTTCTGCGAGATCACCGGCGCCATGGCCGTCGCGAACATGCGGGAGTGGAGCGCCCACAGGATCCTGGACGGATTCATCTTCATCGATTTCAGCTTTATTATCATCGCCATCGGCCTCACCATCATGATCTTCACCATTTTCGTGAACATCTTCCGGCCCAAATCGCAGGAATACCTGTTTTTCTGGCTGCAGCTCCTGTGCGCTTTTTTCATGATGCTGGAAATGTGCACCTACTGGGACATATACGGGACCATGTTGACCCGCTTCAAGGTCCTCGGCGTCGCCTGGGCCGGCGTGAACACCTTTCATCCGATTTTTCTCCACCGCATTTACAATCTGAGAAGGAAAAAAATCGAAATTGCCCTCTGGTCTTATCTGGCCGTTGTTGTGTCTGTAGCGTTTCTGATTACCGACGAAAGTCAGCTGCGCGCCGGCGCCCTTGCTTTGATCCTGGTCACTCTCTTCATCGGCCTGTACCATATTTCCTGCCATGTGACGGCCCTGGCGAGAAAGCACTCCTTTGTGAAATTCTTCGGCTTTTTCGGCGTCATGCTGGTATTGGGAGCGATCCATGACGGCCTTGCGTTTCTGATAAAGTTCCTGCCCTGTGAAACCGGCATCAACAGTCCGTTCATGCAGATCATGGTGCTTCCCCATGTGTCCGTGTTTCTCTATGTCGGCACAGCCGTGGTGCTGGGGGTCAGGTTCATCAGGGTGACCAACCAGCTGGAGGATCTTAACCTCACCCTGGAGCTGAAGGTCGACAAGCGTACGCGGCAGCTTAAAATCCTCACCGAGGAGCTTGAAGACAAGAACAGGATCCTGTCCGAGATGGCCCTGCGGGACAGCCTGACCGGCCTTTATAACCATGCCGCGTTCCACGGACGGCTCCTGGAGCTGATCAATGAATCGAAGCGTCACCGCTTCTCCATGTGCGTGGTGATGATCGATATCGACGACTTCAAGGTGTTCAATGACAGCTATGGCTACCAGGTGGGGGACGAGATATTGCTCCGCATCTCGGACATATTCAAGTCCGGCCTGCGGGAGTATGACGCCAAGTCGAAATTCTTCGAGAAAAGCGAGGAAGAAACAGGGCAGATGATCAGAAAATACGACCTGGTGGGCCGGTACGGGGGAGACGAGTTCGTCCTGATCCTTCCCTATTGCGGGGAGGAAGAGGCGGTCATCGTGGCCGGGCGCATGTGCCGCAGCATAGAGGAAATCCGTATCAAGGACTATCCTGAGCTTAAAATAACCGGGAGCTTCGGCATCGCCATGCTTGACGACCAGACCGAGTGCCGCGACAGCAAGGAGCTCATCGCCCTGGCGGACAAGGCCCTGTACCGGGCCAAGGCCGAGGGGAAGAACCGGATATGCTTCCTGAAATACCAATAG
- a CDS encoding 4-hydroxybutyrate CoA-transferase → MGWEDIYKQKLVSIKDAVKVVRSGDFVCTAGGPCAAYDLMVELAARYEELENVAMSSALMMRPLPHLEAKYQGHIGHLALFLGPLERIFMPQGNIKVNSCSFSNFDDLITEELKPDVIFMVCSEPDEWGYMSYGPGGASVNHSILKTAREVVVQVNKKVPFVFGTHAHIHVSQATCICEQDYDIPVLPNIPITDVEKQIAAHIVERIPDGATVQLGFGGIANAVGFFLENKKDLGVHTEMMTDSMMDLAKKGVINGKYKAYYPGKITFGFGVGSKELYEFMHRNPMLESMPIHYINDINNIAMNDNFISINNALTVDLTGQVCSESIGFNMFSSTGGQLDFVRGARRSKGGKSFIALNSMSVGKSGPINRITSTLQPGTVVTTPRSDVQYVVTEYGIADLWLKGIEDRAKAMIGIAHPDFRESLEKEATEAGLISKKVVVAKP, encoded by the coding sequence ATGGGTTGGGAAGATATCTATAAGCAAAAGCTCGTTTCGATCAAAGATGCCGTAAAAGTAGTTCGATCCGGCGATTTTGTATGCACCGCCGGCGGGCCCTGCGCCGCCTATGATCTCATGGTGGAGCTGGCGGCCCGGTATGAAGAGCTGGAGAATGTGGCCATGTCATCGGCTCTCATGATGCGGCCCCTGCCGCACCTGGAAGCGAAATACCAGGGACATATCGGGCACCTGGCCCTGTTCCTGGGACCCCTGGAGCGCATCTTCATGCCCCAGGGCAATATCAAGGTCAATTCCTGCAGCTTCTCGAATTTTGACGATCTCATAACGGAGGAGCTGAAACCCGACGTGATCTTCATGGTCTGTTCCGAGCCGGACGAATGGGGCTATATGAGCTACGGACCTGGCGGCGCGTCGGTGAACCATTCCATCCTGAAGACGGCCCGCGAGGTCGTGGTCCAGGTCAACAAGAAGGTGCCCTTCGTCTTCGGCACCCACGCGCACATCCATGTGAGCCAGGCCACCTGCATCTGCGAGCAGGATTACGATATCCCGGTCCTTCCGAACATTCCCATCACCGACGTGGAAAAGCAGATCGCGGCGCATATTGTCGAGCGCATTCCCGACGGCGCCACGGTGCAGCTCGGCTTCGGCGGTATCGCCAACGCCGTCGGCTTTTTTCTCGAGAACAAGAAGGACCTGGGCGTGCATACGGAGATGATGACGGACTCGATGATGGACCTGGCGAAGAAGGGCGTCATCAACGGGAAATACAAGGCCTATTATCCCGGCAAGATCACCTTCGGCTTCGGCGTCGGCTCCAAGGAGCTCTACGAGTTCATGCACCGCAACCCGATGCTTGAATCGATGCCGATCCATTACATCAACGACATCAACAATATCGCCATGAACGATAATTTCATATCGATCAACAACGCACTGACCGTGGACCTCACCGGCCAGGTCTGCTCGGAGTCGATCGGGTTCAACATGTTCAGCTCCACCGGGGGCCAGCTCGATTTCGTCCGCGGCGCGCGCCGCTCCAAGGGCGGCAAGTCCTTCATAGCGCTGAATTCCATGTCGGTCGGGAAGAGCGGTCCCATCAACCGCATCACGTCGACGCTCCAGCCGGGGACCGTGGTGACCACGCCCCGGTCGGATGTCCAGTACGTGGTCACGGAGTACGGCATCGCCGATCTCTGGCTCAAGGGCATCGAGGACCGCGCAAAGGCCATGATCGGGATCGCCCATCCCGATTTCCGCGAAAGCCTGGAAAAGGAGGCCACTGAAGCGGGCCTTATATCGAAGAAGGTTGTGGTGGCGAAGCCGTAG
- a CDS encoding multidrug efflux SMR transporter: MSWIYLLLAGFMEIGWPLGFKLAQTSNYKMPWIAFSVLSMAASGLFLYLAQKTIPIGTAYAVWTGIGAVGTFSLGILFFKDPATTIRIASAGLVVIGLIGLKLSHG, translated from the coding sequence ATGTCCTGGATATATTTACTTCTCGCCGGTTTCATGGAAATAGGCTGGCCCCTGGGGTTCAAGCTGGCGCAGACATCAAACTACAAGATGCCCTGGATAGCCTTTTCGGTCCTGAGCATGGCCGCCAGCGGCCTCTTCCTGTACCTTGCCCAGAAGACGATACCGATCGGAACCGCCTACGCCGTATGGACCGGCATAGGCGCCGTCGGCACCTTCTCCCTGGGCATCCTTTTCTTCAAGGACCCGGCCACCACGATCAGGATCGCGTCGGCCGGGCTGGTGGTCATTGGCCTTATCGGCCTGAAACTGTCGCACGGATAA
- a CDS encoding Crp/Fnr family transcriptional regulator, which yields MAMDYLHKLVESMNFPDNIPAEEIEAVIKRRRTVRLNKNEFFLKAGEVPRHIGYVVAGLMRLYYINTDGVEITKHFCMENTLAISYSAFLLREGSSFYIQALEDTELYVFDYDTYRDLLAGHACWQSVAKKLSDLLFIIKEKREAELLLCNAQERYGRFLKDYPNLEKRLNQYHIASYLGITPESLSRIRANFRES from the coding sequence ATGGCAATGGATTACCTTCATAAATTGGTCGAATCGATGAATTTCCCGGATAATATTCCCGCGGAGGAGATTGAAGCAGTCATTAAACGGAGAAGGACTGTACGACTGAACAAAAACGAGTTCTTTTTGAAAGCCGGGGAGGTTCCGCGGCATATCGGGTATGTGGTTGCCGGCCTCATGAGACTGTATTACATCAATACCGACGGCGTGGAAATCACCAAGCATTTTTGCATGGAGAACACGCTGGCGATTTCCTACAGCGCCTTCCTGCTGAGGGAAGGATCGAGTTTCTATATCCAGGCGCTGGAAGATACCGAGCTGTATGTCTTCGACTACGATACGTACCGCGACCTGCTGGCCGGCCACGCATGCTGGCAGTCGGTGGCGAAAAAATTATCCGACTTGCTGTTTATCATCAAGGAGAAGAGGGAAGCGGAGCTTTTGCTGTGCAATGCGCAGGAGCGGTATGGACGATTCCTGAAAGACTACCCCAATCTTGAGAAAAGGCTGAACCAGTACCACATCGCATCGTACCTGGGCATTACCCCTGAATCGCTGAGCAGGATCCGGGCGAATTTCAGGGAATCTTAA
- a CDS encoding SDR family NAD(P)-dependent oxidoreductase, with translation MEISGSTIVITGASRGLGREMALRLSRAGARVILVARSEESLQSAQRTVSDIAGYSPDAFPCDITDEWAVAGIARTIGATYRRVDALINNAGIGILKPVSEMSGDEMRRHFEVNLFGAFYCTRAMLPLMKGGKEGYVLNIGSLLGEMSFAESGVYSATKFALAGFTEGLRLELKKHGIQVGLLLPGPMNTSFHENVGGHAPDVPRFITLDPARVAVIAEMMIRKRVSRVHAYRWILYAMKLKRFLR, from the coding sequence ATGGAGATATCGGGAAGTACGATCGTCATAACCGGAGCGTCGCGGGGGCTCGGAAGGGAGATGGCCCTGCGCCTGAGCAGGGCTGGTGCGCGGGTCATCCTTGTCGCGCGCTCGGAGGAATCGCTGCAATCGGCGCAGAGGACCGTTTCGGACATTGCCGGATACTCGCCCGATGCGTTCCCGTGCGATATCACCGACGAGTGGGCCGTCGCGGGCATCGCGCGGACAATCGGCGCAACATATCGACGCGTCGATGCGCTTATCAACAACGCCGGCATAGGCATCCTTAAACCGGTTTCTGAAATGAGCGGCGATGAGATGCGAAGACACTTCGAGGTGAACCTCTTCGGCGCGTTTTACTGCACCAGGGCGATGCTGCCGCTCATGAAGGGCGGAAAAGAGGGATACGTCCTCAATATCGGGTCGCTTCTCGGCGAGATGTCCTTTGCCGAAAGCGGCGTATACTCGGCCACGAAGTTCGCCCTGGCGGGTTTCACGGAAGGGCTCCGCCTCGAGCTGAAAAAGCACGGTATACAGGTGGGGCTTCTTCTTCCCGGCCCCATGAATACGTCGTTCCATGAAAACGTGGGAGGGCATGCGCCCGATGTTCCCCGTTTCATCACTCTCGATCCGGCCAGGGTTGCGGTTATCGCGGAGATGATGATCAGGAAAAGAGTATCCAGAGTGCATGCATACCGATGGATTCTTTACGCAATGAAGTTAAAGCGATTTTTGCGCTGA
- a CDS encoding HXXEE domain-containing protein, which produces MSYVMTMIACVSLSESLWIFYLFFVIHEIEEWNIARFEKRVFAGLPATHNDRNARAWIGVVCMIGFAWCAAATLPSSPRVAAYIILPAIAFSAANALQHVYWSLRFRSVAPGLVSAVVLMLPSTAYLTFLIIGYGLVSPWYAAGLSVLALMMLAGTVKSGDSAPSIIPAIYGIGDRASKLAHSIKMLTR; this is translated from the coding sequence GTGAGCTATGTAATGACAATGATTGCATGCGTGAGCCTGAGTGAATCGTTATGGATTTTTTACCTGTTTTTCGTTATCCATGAAATCGAGGAATGGAACATCGCACGCTTTGAAAAGAGGGTTTTTGCGGGACTGCCGGCGACGCACAACGATCGAAACGCCCGGGCCTGGATCGGTGTCGTCTGCATGATCGGTTTTGCCTGGTGCGCCGCGGCGACACTGCCGTCAAGTCCGCGCGTTGCGGCATACATCATCCTTCCCGCGATCGCGTTCTCCGCCGCGAACGCGCTGCAGCATGTATACTGGTCCCTGCGGTTCAGATCAGTCGCGCCCGGCCTGGTGAGCGCCGTTGTCCTCATGCTGCCATCAACAGCATACCTTACGTTTCTTATCATCGGCTACGGCCTTGTTTCGCCGTGGTACGCGGCCGGGTTGTCGGTACTTGCCCTCATGATGCTTGCCGGTACGGTGAAAAGCGGGGATTCGGCGCCTTCGATCATTCCCGCCATCTACGGGATCGGCGACCGGGCGTCAAAACTCGCGCATAGCATTAAAATGTTAACAAGATGA
- a CDS encoding leucine-rich repeat domain-containing protein, translating to MADTIDSIYRELKKQVNPHRLKEISVDIIARYRAHDRDGLAFYGELLGLDTAAATMSRLFASIIQQYHPDKLTKIINEIEDHFKNNKLEEMVRLRDIFIFKGAPRPLSYRPEIRAEETYGYGDDDFGYDEKAVYEEDFTEGEEIDEFEEAYEDHERGFIEALTRLVFGNLDLAITIEDVQGLEGELDLSDYDIVDLKGVEHCMNISSLNLSGNDIRSIGPLSRLTQLESLFLSGNGIRNISPLAGLVNLKELDISFNEIEDISVLKSCDSLLYVNLMGNPVRDAATIRELTERGVLVVY from the coding sequence ATGGCAGACACCATAGACAGCATCTACCGGGAACTGAAGAAGCAGGTAAATCCCCATCGATTAAAGGAAATCAGCGTGGATATCATAGCCAGGTACCGCGCCCATGACAGGGATGGCCTTGCCTTCTATGGAGAGCTTCTGGGTCTCGACACAGCCGCGGCCACCATGAGCAGGCTTTTCGCCAGCATTATCCAGCAGTACCACCCCGACAAGTTGACAAAGATCATCAACGAAATCGAAGATCATTTCAAAAACAATAAACTGGAAGAGATGGTCCGGCTGCGGGACATCTTCATCTTCAAGGGAGCTCCCCGGCCCCTGTCGTACCGGCCTGAGATCCGGGCGGAAGAGACCTATGGTTACGGCGATGATGATTTCGGATATGATGAAAAGGCCGTGTACGAGGAAGATTTCACCGAAGGCGAAGAAATCGATGAATTCGAAGAAGCCTATGAAGACCACGAGCGGGGCTTCATCGAGGCCCTCACCAGGCTGGTCTTCGGAAACCTGGATCTCGCCATCACCATAGAGGACGTCCAGGGCCTCGAGGGTGAACTGGACCTTTCAGATTACGATATCGTGGACCTGAAGGGCGTTGAGCACTGCATGAACATAAGCAGCCTGAACCTGTCAGGGAACGACATCCGGAGCATCGGCCCCCTGTCGCGGCTGACACAGCTGGAGTCGCTCTTCCTCTCAGGGAACGGCATCCGGAACATCAGCCCCCTTGCCGGCCTTGTCAACCTGAAAGAGCTGGACATCTCCTTCAATGAAATCGAGGACATATCAGTTCTGAAGAGTTGCGACAGCCTCCTCTACGTCAACCTTATGGGGAACCCGGTCAGGGATGCCGCCACGATCAGGGAGCTGACCGAAAGGGGCGTGCTGGTGGTGTATTAG